In Aliarcobacter faecis, a genomic segment contains:
- a CDS encoding asparaginase domain-containing protein, which produces MTKSKITVINTGGTFNKIYNPLNGELEVPKDGKALEEILSFCHNIDFEVINIISKDSLQMNEDDRKIIVKTIKECKNQNIIVIHGTDTMDLTASFLDEFIKNKRIILVGAMLPISINKIEATLNFAMAMGFLNANIENSIYISMHGSVRNYKNIMKNRELGKFLNC; this is translated from the coding sequence ATGACAAAATCTAAGATTACAGTTATAAATACAGGTGGAACTTTTAATAAGATTTATAATCCATTAAATGGAGAATTAGAAGTTCCAAAAGATGGTAAAGCTTTGGAAGAGATTCTAAGCTTTTGCCATAATATAGATTTTGAAGTTATAAATATTATCTCTAAAGATAGTTTACAGATGAATGAAGATGATAGAAAAATAATTGTAAAAACTATAAAAGAGTGTAAAAATCAAAATATAATAGTTATTCATGGAACAGATACTATGGATTTAACAGCATCTTTTCTAGATGAATTTATAAAAAATAAAAGAATTATTTTAGTAGGTGCTATGTTACCTATATCAATAAATAAGATTGAAGCTACATTGAATTTTGCTATGGCTATGGGATTTTTAAATGCAAATATTGAAAATAGTATTTATATTTCAATGCATGGAAGTGTTAGAAACTATAAAAATATTATGAAAAATAGAGAATTAGGAAAATTCTTAAATTGTTAA
- the fabD gene encoding ACP S-malonyltransferase, whose translation MKKVAFIFPGQGSQAIGMGRDFFENSDIAKEMVKNASERLNIDFEKLLFEENDNLGKTEFTQPAILLVSCIALAVFKEKIDIQPEFVMGHSLGEFSALVAAGAIDYLDAIELVNKRGTFMAEACSGAGAGMMALVGIDDEKVETICEQEREKGLKVWAANYNMDGQLVLAGLKADLESLVDTFKSAGAKRALVLDMSVASHCELLESAVENLKPYLIEFLNDEFLNVVSNVSANIYSTKDEAVDLLSSQLICPVKYKQSIKAFANEIDYFIEFGQGAVLKGLNKKITDKPTLNVSDMKTLNETLEVLND comes from the coding sequence ATGAAAAAAGTTGCTTTTATTTTTCCTGGTCAAGGAAGCCAAGCTATTGGTATGGGAAGAGATTTTTTTGAGAATAGTGATATTGCAAAAGAGATGGTAAAAAATGCAAGTGAAAGATTAAATATAGATTTTGAAAAGCTTTTATTTGAAGAGAACGATAATTTAGGAAAAACAGAATTTACACAACCAGCTATTTTATTGGTAAGCTGTATAGCTTTAGCAGTTTTTAAAGAGAAGATAGATATTCAACCAGAGTTTGTAATGGGACACTCTTTAGGAGAATTTTCAGCATTAGTTGCAGCAGGTGCTATAGATTATTTAGATGCTATTGAACTTGTAAATAAAAGAGGAACTTTTATGGCAGAAGCTTGTAGTGGAGCAGGAGCTGGAATGATGGCACTAGTTGGAATAGATGATGAAAAAGTTGAAACTATTTGTGAGCAAGAGAGAGAAAAAGGTCTAAAAGTTTGGGCTGCAAATTATAATATGGATGGACAACTTGTTCTTGCAGGATTAAAAGCCGATTTAGAATCTTTAGTTGATACTTTTAAAAGTGCAGGAGCTAAAAGAGCTTTAGTTTTAGATATGAGTGTAGCTTCACATTGTGAATTACTTGAAAGTGCAGTTGAAAATTTAAAACCATATTTAATTGAGTTTTTAAATGATGAGTTTTTAAATGTTGTTTCTAATGTAAGTGCAAATATTTATTCAACAAAAGATGAAGCTGTTGATCTTCTTTCATCACAATTAATTTGTCCTGTAAAATATAAACAATCAATTAAAGCATTTGCTAATGAAATTGATTATTTTATTGAGTTTGGACAAGGGGCTGTTTTAAAAGGTTTAAACAAAAAAATTACAGATAAACCAACTTTAAATGTATCTGATATGAAAACTTTAAATGAAACATTAGAGGTTTTAAATGACTAA
- a CDS encoding 5'-methylthioadenosine/adenosylhomocysteine nucleosidase, which yields MTKLAIMGAMQEEIDPLLEFFKEYKTIEYADNKYYEVNYKGLDIVIAHSKIGKVFASLTASTLIQKFSCDTLLFSGVAGAINPTLNIGDLIVATKLCQHDLDITAFGHPNGYVPGGKVFVESSKKLLELAKKVATNNNLKVIEGIIATGDQFIHSNDTKEFIEKTFNADALEMEGASVAVVCDALNIPFFILRAISDSANMEAGFDFDEFLDSSAKISSNYLIKIVDELIKNR from the coding sequence ATGACTAAATTAGCAATTATGGGGGCTATGCAAGAGGAGATTGATCCTCTTTTAGAGTTTTTTAAAGAGTATAAAACTATTGAATATGCAGATAATAAGTATTATGAAGTAAATTATAAAGGGCTTGATATTGTTATAGCTCATTCAAAAATTGGAAAAGTTTTTGCCTCTTTAACAGCTTCAACACTTATTCAAAAATTTTCTTGTGATACCCTTCTTTTTTCAGGTGTTGCAGGAGCTATTAACCCAACTTTGAATATCGGAGATTTGATTGTAGCAACAAAACTTTGCCAACATGATTTGGATATTACAGCTTTTGGGCATCCAAATGGATATGTTCCTGGTGGAAAAGTTTTTGTTGAGAGTTCAAAAAAACTTTTAGAACTTGCTAAAAAAGTTGCAACAAATAATAATTTAAAAGTAATTGAAGGAATTATAGCAACTGGTGATCAGTTTATTCACTCTAATGATACAAAAGAGTTTATAGAAAAAACTTTTAATGCTGATGCTTTAGAGATGGAAGGTGCAAGTGTTGCTGTTGTTTGTGATGCTTTAAATATTCCATTTTTTATTTTAAGAGCAATTAGTGATAGTGCAAATATGGAAGCTGGTTTTGATTTTGATGAATTTTTAGATAGTAGTGCAAAAATTTCAAGTAACTATTTAATTAAAATAGTTGATGAGCTAATAAAAAATAGATAA
- a CDS encoding OmpA family protein translates to MKKLGLYSVLVSALLFTTGCSEKNAELETDNSVVATDNSGVSDRSGIEDGSFSALEKAGNGNYYMINGQKVLIEHIYFGFDKYNLTADNKEKATNNASKLSPLKADTTVKVFGNTDEWGSDEYNYALGLKRANAVKDVLVSNGVSANISLISLGESNPVCTEKTKDCWAKNRRVEHELSK, encoded by the coding sequence ATGAAAAAATTAGGTCTTTACTCTGTTTTAGTTTCAGCTTTATTATTTACTACAGGTTGTAGTGAAAAAAATGCTGAGTTAGAAACTGATAACTCTGTTGTAGCAACAGATAACTCTGGTGTATCTGATAGATCAGGTATTGAAGATGGAAGCTTTTCAGCTTTAGAAAAAGCTGGAAATGGTAATTATTATATGATTAATGGTCAAAAAGTTTTAATTGAGCATATCTATTTTGGATTTGACAAATATAACTTAACTGCTGATAATAAAGAAAAAGCAACAAATAATGCTTCTAAATTATCTCCATTAAAAGCTGATACTACTGTAAAAGTATTCGGTAACACAGATGAGTGGGGAAGTGACGAGTATAACTATGCTTTAGGTTTAAAAAGAGCAAATGCTGTTAAAGATGTTTTAGTATCAAATGGTGTTTCTGCTAATATCTCTTTAATCTCTTTAGGTGAAAGTAATCCAGTTTGTACTGAAAAAACAAAAGATTGCTGGGCAAAAAACAGAAGAGTTGAGCACGAGTTAAGCAAATAA
- a CDS encoding FKBP-type peptidyl-prolyl cis-trans isomerase, producing the protein MSNKVIGIEYTLKDAKTGEQLDTNVGQAPLEFVSGKGQIIQGLEDKLVKMSANEEADVLVEPKDGYGEYNNEAVQTLPKEQFAGIELVEGMSLYGSGEHGETIQVVVKSFDDKEVTIDYNHPMAGRTLMFTVSILSLRDATDEEVQTGVVGGFAAMGGGCCGGGGHSHSHGGGCGTGGGCGCAGEDDDHDHDHGHSHGGGCGTGGGHGGCGCH; encoded by the coding sequence ATGTCAAACAAAGTAATAGGGATAGAATATACACTAAAAGATGCAAAAACTGGTGAACAATTAGATACAAACGTAGGACAAGCTCCTTTAGAGTTTGTTTCTGGAAAAGGTCAAATTATTCAAGGTCTTGAAGATAAATTAGTTAAAATGTCTGCAAATGAAGAGGCTGATGTTTTAGTTGAACCAAAAGATGGATATGGTGAGTACAATAATGAAGCAGTTCAAACTTTACCAAAAGAGCAATTTGCAGGTATTGAATTAGTTGAGGGTATGTCTTTATATGGTTCAGGTGAGCATGGAGAGACTATTCAAGTTGTAGTAAAATCTTTTGATGATAAAGAAGTAACAATTGATTACAATCATCCAATGGCTGGAAGAACTTTAATGTTTACAGTATCAATTTTAAGTTTAAGAGATGCGACTGATGAAGAGGTTCAAACAGGTGTTGTAGGTGGATTTGCTGCTATGGGTGGTGGATGTTGTGGAGGTGGTGGACATAGTCACTCTCACGGTGGTGGATGTGGAACTGGTGGAGGTTGTGGATGTGCAGGTGAAGATGACGACCACGATCATGACCATGGGCATTCACATGGTGGTGGATGCGGAACTGGTGGTGGACACGGTGGATGTGGTTGCCATTAA
- the tolB gene encoding Tol-Pal system protein TolB, producing the protein MFKIVLFISLMFSSIFANVDGHIDIVKKANSIPKIAIAMASDSSSDFTLSRLKKSLEDDLNVSGHFDLANVTLPQSSYDSTPDLLALSNQGVSIFVNLASLRESNGGYTLKVKLFDVNQRALVLEKNFTTSQLDRSVFLAHKAAISINDFFKAPSIAWMEKFVVFAVYKNAGNADIMIGDYTLTYKQTVVSGGLNIFPKWADKEQKSIYYTSYNYKKPTLVKLNIYNRSKDIIMDSDGMLACSDVNADGSKILVTASPTGQPDIFLYNTKSKSKTQITKYSGIDVGGQFVENDSKIVFVSDRLGNPNIFSQSIGSTAVERMVYHSNNNSSVTSNKNNIVFSSKDSDNELGGKSFNLYLINSKTDNMTRLTSSGVNQFPKFSPDGETLLFIKNYAGVSSLGIIRLEFNKSFLFPLKGERIQSIDW; encoded by the coding sequence ATGTTTAAAATAGTTTTATTTATATCATTAATGTTTAGCTCTATTTTTGCTAATGTTGATGGACACATTGATATTGTTAAGAAGGCAAATTCAATTCCAAAAATTGCAATAGCAATGGCTAGTGATTCAAGTAGTGATTTCACTTTAAGTAGATTGAAAAAAAGTTTAGAAGATGATTTAAATGTAAGTGGGCACTTTGATTTAGCAAATGTTACTCTTCCACAATCTTCTTATGATAGTACTCCAGATTTACTTGCATTATCAAATCAAGGAGTATCAATATTCGTAAATTTAGCTTCTCTAAGAGAATCTAATGGTGGTTATACTTTAAAAGTAAAACTTTTCGATGTGAATCAAAGAGCTTTAGTTTTAGAAAAAAACTTTACAACTTCACAATTAGATAGGTCTGTATTTTTAGCACATAAAGCAGCAATTTCTATAAATGATTTTTTCAAAGCACCAAGTATTGCATGGATGGAAAAATTTGTAGTTTTTGCAGTTTATAAAAATGCTGGAAATGCTGATATTATGATAGGTGATTATACTTTAACATATAAGCAAACTGTTGTATCTGGTGGATTGAATATCTTTCCTAAATGGGCAGATAAGGAACAAAAAAGTATCTATTATACATCTTATAACTATAAAAAACCAACTTTGGTTAAGTTAAATATTTATAATAGAAGTAAAGATATTATTATGGATTCAGATGGAATGCTTGCTTGTTCAGATGTAAATGCTGATGGAAGTAAAATTCTTGTAACAGCTTCTCCAACAGGACAACCAGATATTTTCTTATATAATACGAAAAGTAAGAGTAAAACTCAAATTACAAAATATAGTGGAATTGATGTTGGAGGACAATTTGTAGAAAATGATTCAAAAATTGTTTTTGTTTCAGATAGATTAGGGAATCCTAATATTTTTTCTCAATCTATTGGTTCGACAGCAGTTGAAAGAATGGTTTACCATAGTAATAATAACTCATCAGTTACTTCAAATAAAAATAATATAGTTTTCTCTAGTAAAGATTCAGATAATGAGTTAGGTGGGAAAAGTTTTAATCTATATTTAATTAATAGTAAAACTGATAATATGACTAGACTTACAAGTAGTGGAGTAAATCAATTTCCAAAATTTTCTCCAGATGGAGAGACACTTTTATTTATTAAAAATTATGCAGGTGTTAGCTCTTTAGGAATTATTAGACTAGAGTTTAATAAATCATTCTTATTCCCTTTAAAAGGGGAAAGAATTCAATCTATAGATTGGTAA
- the aspA gene encoding aspartate ammonia-lyase, translating into MDNLHRMEKDFLGEKEIENDKYYGIQTLRAKENFNITTIGISIFPNFIISLAKVKKACALTNFELGDLSEAQKNAIVKACDLIIDGQYHDQFIVDPIQGGAGTSTNMNANEVIANIALEILGEKKGSYNIIHPNNHVNMSQSTNDAYPTAIKITLYELIFKLQDSLKILRDSFKQKAFEFKDILKMGRTQLQDAVPMTLGQEFKTFATMIDDDIFRLTTAQNLLKEVNLGATAIGTGINTKPEYQALVVKNLKYVTGTDYYKARDMIEATQDTGSFVQISAMLKSIAIKISKICNDLRLLSSGPRAGLNEINLPPMQPGSSIMPGKVNPVMPEVVNQVAFDVIGADATISIASEHGQLQLNVFEPIIAYKLFISINMMRRAFESLAEKCIKGITANPEVCMNNVLNSATLVTSLNPILGYEKSSAVAKEALRTGKRVYDILLEEKLFTKEELEELLQPKNMVQNYDKI; encoded by the coding sequence ATGGATAATTTACATAGAATGGAAAAAGATTTCTTAGGTGAAAAAGAGATAGAAAATGATAAATATTATGGTATTCAAACCCTAAGAGCAAAAGAGAATTTTAATATTACTACAATTGGGATTTCAATATTCCCAAACTTCATAATATCTTTAGCAAAAGTAAAAAAAGCTTGTGCCTTAACAAATTTTGAATTAGGTGATTTAAGTGAAGCTCAAAAAAATGCAATAGTAAAAGCTTGTGACTTAATAATAGATGGACAATATCATGATCAGTTTATAGTTGATCCAATTCAAGGAGGAGCGGGAACTTCTACAAATATGAATGCAAATGAAGTAATAGCAAATATTGCTTTAGAAATTTTGGGTGAAAAAAAAGGCTCATATAATATAATTCATCCAAATAATCATGTAAATATGAGTCAATCAACAAATGATGCTTATCCAACTGCTATTAAAATTACACTTTATGAACTTATATTTAAACTTCAAGATAGTCTTAAAATTTTAAGAGATAGTTTTAAACAGAAAGCTTTTGAATTTAAAGATATTTTAAAAATGGGTAGAACTCAACTTCAAGATGCTGTTCCTATGACTTTAGGACAAGAGTTTAAAACATTTGCAACAATGATTGACGATGATATTTTTAGGCTTACAACAGCTCAAAATCTATTAAAAGAGGTAAATCTCGGAGCAACAGCAATTGGAACTGGAATAAATACAAAACCAGAGTATCAAGCGCTTGTAGTTAAAAATTTAAAATATGTTACAGGAACTGATTATTATAAAGCTAGAGATATGATTGAAGCTACTCAAGATACTGGTTCATTTGTTCAAATCTCAGCAATGTTAAAATCTATTGCTATAAAGATATCAAAGATTTGCAATGATTTAAGACTTTTGAGTTCTGGACCAAGAGCTGGATTAAATGAGATAAATCTTCCTCCTATGCAACCAGGAAGTTCTATTATGCCAGGAAAAGTAAATCCTGTTATGCCTGAAGTTGTAAATCAAGTTGCATTTGATGTAATTGGTGCTGATGCAACAATTTCAATTGCTAGTGAACATGGGCAACTTCAATTAAATGTATTTGAACCAATAATTGCTTATAAATTATTTATCTCTATAAATATGATGAGAAGAGCTTTTGAAAGTTTAGCTGAAAAGTGTATCAAAGGAATTACTGCGAATCCTGAAGTGTGTATGAATAATGTTTTAAATTCTGCAACATTAGTAACTTCATTAAATCCAATTTTAGGGTATGAAAAAAGTTCAGCTGTTGCAAAAGAGGCTTTAAGAACAGGAAAAAGAGTTTATGACATTTTACTTGAAGAGAAACTTTTTACAAAAGAGGAGTTAGAGGAGTTATTACAACCAAAAAATATGGTTCAAAACTATGACAAAATCTAA
- a CDS encoding biopolymer transporter ExbD, translated as MYDINQKPDLNITPLVDIMLVLLAILMVTAPVIEFEETLNLPTGSKSQQAQDVAKIDIIITKDRVVTLNKNKVEISNFADNFLLFSKGKDQNTPIYIRADKDLKYDDIVFVLKSVKEAGFFKVALVTDG; from the coding sequence GTGTATGATATTAATCAAAAACCAGATTTAAATATTACTCCTTTAGTTGATATTATGCTAGTTCTTCTAGCGATTTTAATGGTTACAGCTCCCGTTATTGAGTTTGAAGAAACATTAAATCTTCCAACAGGAAGTAAATCACAACAAGCACAAGATGTTGCTAAAATAGATATTATTATTACAAAAGATAGAGTAGTTACACTAAATAAAAATAAAGTTGAAATATCAAATTTTGCAGATAATTTTTTACTGTTTTCAAAAGGTAAAGATCAAAATACACCAATTTATATAAGAGCTGATAAAGATTTGAAATATGATGATATAGTGTTTGTTTTAAAATCAGTAAAAGAGGCAGGTTTTTTTAAAGTTGCTTTGGTTACAGATGGGTAA
- a CDS encoding tetratricopeptide repeat protein, protein MTKYFLSLLVVSSISVAEEVSVYGNSSNSSYGLSSTEKHIMKNQSNISELSTKVGDLKSLIDSINNRLEGLESTSEGDSKRLNATSKKVDDLISRVNSSSLDMDSSNTASNQSADADLTTTINNLKASVSKLTTLVNKINSEYVSSNELEKNMKQFITREEFEALKKSLGVKTQSVTPTKTSDKKDSSLEVEIASQNIIEPKTAEEKAKFMVEAKKDYDAKNFNVAIPKYQKLVDINYKPAENNFYLAEMWYIRKKYDVAINHFKKSAMLNDKAAYMPTLLLHSAISFESIKDKENAKNFYGTLIDLYPNSSEAKEAKNRLSKIK, encoded by the coding sequence ATGACTAAATACTTTCTATCTTTATTAGTAGTATCTTCTATTTCCGTAGCTGAAGAAGTTTCAGTTTACGGAAATTCTAGCAATTCATCTTATGGTCTTAGTTCAACTGAGAAGCATATTATGAAAAATCAATCAAATATTAGTGAATTGTCTACAAAAGTTGGTGATTTAAAAAGTTTAATTGATAGTATTAATAATAGATTAGAGGGTTTAGAGTCTACATCTGAGGGTGATTCTAAAAGATTAAATGCAACAAGTAAAAAAGTTGATGATTTAATAAGCAGAGTAAACTCTTCATCTTTAGATATGGATTCTTCAAATACTGCTTCAAATCAATCTGCAGATGCAGATTTAACTACAACAATCAATAATTTAAAAGCTTCTGTTAGCAAACTTACAACACTTGTAAATAAAATTAATTCAGAGTATGTTTCTTCTAATGAATTAGAAAAAAATATGAAGCAATTTATTACAAGAGAGGAGTTTGAAGCTCTAAAAAAGTCATTAGGCGTTAAGACGCAATCAGTAACTCCAACAAAAACTAGTGATAAAAAAGATTCAAGTTTAGAAGTTGAGATAGCTTCTCAAAATATCATAGAGCCAAAAACTGCTGAAGAAAAAGCAAAATTCATGGTTGAAGCAAAAAAAGATTATGATGCAAAAAATTTTAATGTAGCAATTCCAAAATATCAAAAGCTTGTTGATATAAATTATAAACCAGCTGAAAATAATTTCTATTTGGCTGAAATGTGGTATATAAGAAAAAAATATGATGTTGCAATAAATCATTTTAAAAAATCTGCTATGTTGAATGACAAGGCAGCTTATATGCCAACACTATTATTGCACAGTGCTATTTCATTTGAGAGTATAAAAGATAAAGAAAATGCAAAAAACTTTTATGGTACTTTGATAGACCTTTATCCTAATAGTTCTGAAGCGAAAGAAGCAAAGAATAGATTATCTAAAATAAAATAA
- a CDS encoding TonB C-terminal domain-containing protein, which yields MRNSSSFLISGIVAFSIYFSFCFLVLLYIYSPINQAINITPTTTAIELDMIEEIAEKKMVEKKVEKIVEEKQPVEKATSNSNEKRPDLKSLFANVKETSNKVVKEEVNNVEKSIDPKRFKSKFEKEKKSNNVKIDKLLEDEKTATNTKTKSSSKGDKNDDYGSKIYEMLYSKAPISEDRSLVITVMVSISANGNFDYKFVKKSSSEPYNTAIRLYLDEQKDIAYPVPPNGQGVKYTVDFKFEG from the coding sequence ATGCGAAATAGTTCTTCATTTCTAATTTCAGGTATTGTTGCTTTTTCTATATATTTTTCTTTCTGTTTTTTGGTACTTTTATATATATATTCACCAATAAATCAAGCAATAAATATTACACCAACTACTACAGCTATTGAACTTGATATGATTGAAGAGATAGCTGAAAAAAAGATGGTTGAGAAAAAAGTTGAAAAAATTGTAGAAGAAAAACAACCAGTTGAAAAAGCAACATCAAACTCAAATGAGAAAAGACCTGATTTAAAATCTCTTTTTGCAAATGTTAAAGAGACATCGAATAAAGTTGTTAAAGAAGAGGTTAATAATGTTGAAAAATCTATTGACCCAAAACGATTTAAATCTAAATTTGAAAAAGAGAAAAAGTCAAATAATGTTAAAATAGATAAGTTGCTTGAAGATGAAAAAACTGCAACTAATACAAAAACTAAAAGTTCATCAAAAGGTGATAAAAATGATGATTATGGTAGCAAAATATATGAAATGCTATATTCAAAAGCACCTATCAGTGAAGATAGAAGTTTAGTTATAACTGTAATGGTTTCAATTTCAGCAAATGGTAACTTTGATTATAAATTTGTTAAAAAATCAAGTAGTGAACCTTATAATACAGCAATAAGATTATATCTTGATGAACAAAAAGATATTGCTTATCCAGTACCACCTAATGGTCAAGGGGTAAAATATACAGTTGATTTTAAATTTGAAGGGTAG
- a CDS encoding precorrin-2 dehydrogenase/sirohydrochlorin ferrochelatase family protein, with amino-acid sequence MAYFPAFLKFDDKSILIVGGGNIALEKLEHLLNFSSNITLISKEFNTQIKNLIEENSLEFFVKAYENGDAKGFDIVIAAIDDFSLQEQIYFETRDYNNTLCNCVDLQKYCDFIFPSYIKKGDLTIAISTSGSSPAFAKNFKEYLKNLIPNGIEDFLKELKELRNTMPKGRERMQFLDKKVKDYIKSWEK; translated from the coding sequence ATGGCATATTTTCCAGCTTTTCTAAAATTTGATGATAAAAGTATTTTAATAGTTGGAGGAGGAAATATAGCTTTAGAAAAGTTAGAACATCTTTTAAATTTTTCTTCAAATATTACTTTGATTTCAAAAGAATTTAATACACAGATTAAGAACTTAATAGAAGAAAACTCTTTAGAATTTTTTGTAAAAGCTTATGAAAATGGTGATGCAAAAGGCTTTGATATTGTTATTGCTGCAATTGATGATTTCTCTTTACAAGAACAGATATATTTTGAAACAAGAGATTATAATAATACTCTTTGTAATTGTGTAGATTTACAAAAATATTGTGATTTTATATTTCCATCTTATATAAAAAAAGGTGATTTAACTATTGCAATTTCTACAAGTGGAAGTTCTCCTGCATTTGCAAAAAATTTTAAAGAGTATTTAAAAAATTTAATTCCAAATGGTATTGAAGATTTTTTAAAAGAGTTAAAAGAGCTAAGAAATACTATGCCAAAGGGAAGAGAAAGAATGCAATTTTTAGATAAAAAAGTGAAAGATTATATTAAATCGTGGGAGAAATA
- the ahbA gene encoding siroheme decarboxylase subunit alpha has translation MTQIPHLELKNEVLLRIQKNFPLAKKPFLAIANELHTTEEEVLNILNKAKEENIIRQTSAIFDTKKLGYSSSLVAFEIASEDIDNTVDILNTHPGISHNYERNHTFNIWFTIAVAPNSALGLEKTIEILAKKTKAKGFIILPTLKLFKISVKLDTTNKEEKQEELAKRSFTELELTPYHYKFIKLLQMDIKFVSEPFKFIVDELKINYDELFNVIKDFINSGVMRRFASILNHRKAGFSANAMVVWEIDESNSQEFGEKAASFSAVSHCYLRPKYPNWNYNLFTMIHGKTTQDTKDTIDDIAKVIEYKDRMELYSSREFKKVRIIYFSDEFETWEKTNNN, from the coding sequence ATGACTCAAATTCCACATCTTGAGCTAAAAAATGAAGTATTACTTAGAATTCAAAAGAATTTTCCACTTGCAAAAAAACCTTTTCTTGCTATTGCAAATGAACTTCATACAACAGAAGAAGAAGTTTTGAATATTTTAAATAAAGCAAAAGAGGAGAATATAATAAGACAAACATCTGCAATATTTGATACCAAAAAACTAGGATATAGCTCCTCTTTAGTAGCATTTGAAATAGCTAGTGAAGATATTGATAATACAGTTGATATATTAAATACACATCCTGGAATCTCTCATAATTATGAGAGAAATCATACATTTAATATCTGGTTTACAATAGCAGTTGCTCCAAATTCAGCTTTAGGTTTGGAAAAAACTATCGAAATTTTAGCTAAAAAAACAAAAGCAAAAGGTTTTATAATCCTTCCTACTTTAAAACTATTTAAAATCTCTGTAAAACTTGATACTACAAATAAAGAGGAAAAACAAGAGGAATTAGCTAAAAGAAGTTTTACAGAACTTGAATTAACACCTTATCACTATAAATTTATCAAACTTCTTCAAATGGATATAAAATTTGTTAGTGAACCTTTTAAATTTATAGTTGATGAACTAAAAATTAACTATGATGAACTTTTTAATGTTATAAAAGATTTTATAAATTCTGGTGTCATGAGAAGATTTGCTTCAATATTAAATCATAGAAAAGCTGGATTTAGTGCAAATGCAATGGTTGTTTGGGAAATAGATGAGTCAAATTCTCAAGAGTTTGGAGAAAAAGCAGCCTCATTTAGTGCTGTTAGCCATTGCTATTTAAGACCAAAATATCCAAATTGGAACTATAATCTTTTTACAATGATTCACGGAAAAACAACGCAAGATACAAAAGATACTATAGATGACATTGCAAAAGTTATAGAGTATAAAGATAGAATGGAGCTTTATTCAAGTAGAGAGTTTAAAAAAGTAAGAATTATTTACTTTAGTGATGAGTTTGAAACTTGGGAAAAAACAAATAATAATTAA
- a CDS encoding MotA/TolQ/ExbB proton channel family protein: protein MITTLLNYLANSSAITYIVLALLSIYLIVTFWIFLYRNSAINALINNEKKSLESLTSRDTIFSPLSALNKCSNNSTSKELLHACEINIIKDASVGISWLAIISSTSPFIGLFGTVVGILESFAKFANQSKVAFSIIAPAISEALVATAAGILVAIFAYTFHQILSRKIYELNIFLKAQSEIIIAAKG from the coding sequence ATGATAACTACATTACTAAATTATTTGGCAAATAGTAGCGCTATAACTTATATAGTTCTAGCGCTATTGTCAATTTATCTAATAGTTACTTTCTGGATTTTTCTTTATAGAAATAGTGCAATAAATGCATTAATAAATAATGAAAAAAAATCTTTAGAATCTTTAACATCAAGAGATACAATATTCTCACCATTATCTGCACTAAATAAATGCTCAAATAACTCAACTTCTAAAGAGTTATTACATGCTTGTGAAATAAATATAATAAAAGATGCAAGTGTTGGTATATCATGGCTAGCGATTATATCTTCAACTTCTCCATTTATCGGATTATTTGGTACAGTTGTAGGAATTTTGGAGTCATTTGCAAAATTTGCAAATCAATCAAAAGTGGCATTTTCTATTATTGCTCCAGCAATTAGTGAAGCATTAGTAGCTACAGCAGCAGGTATTTTAGTGGCAATATTTGCTTATACATTCCATCAAATATTATCAAGAAAAATTTATGAATTAAATATTTTCTTAAAAGCTCAATCAGAAATTATAATAGCAGCTAAAGGGTAA